The following are encoded in a window of Manduca sexta isolate Smith_Timp_Sample1 chromosome 16, JHU_Msex_v1.0, whole genome shotgun sequence genomic DNA:
- the LOC115448860 gene encoding uncharacterized protein LOC115448860 isoform X4, with protein MEESSDNPKDVVSNNTNQASATKNKQKTRPVKRKRGSSSESENELPDNILETERSVHASAVKNNLDERDVRKILKKVVANDRVLAMVKLREEEENELSSNIEPKPVTMTRLKTKELMKVSPKTVVFNYNLTPIKHIPVKTRPEVTALIAQDLPEDEDDDEYKPTQEDVPSDDDQTLESCSDVESQPRTPATPIHPDASSPKVVKDGPFKIPQNIATKRKLDLEEEEATIARRTRSKLSLSSTSIEHIESTFIPPDDIPMPAVDDLWNQFLNECLNPASTSKHEDDDEADPEYNVAADPDAVEEDEENLSNSIIKISQKELNDLVTELIAVMPPETDENLAENLVNSVLTDTSQSEITRWEGKQEPTSDEDATETISNRLQAEKTNAFANNSFGKTEPKDYDEHNDVEQNNATNVEKIEVICEKHDVIEDKNDQNDDKIDESVRHDGNTNRNNESVHINDVNKPTDDDSEGEMIIIEVKNEDMRYPMEINGPSGITMAATVSEQATIPPPNDSAPPLIRQMMDDQQSQPVTQIVVVEMEPEFVILPEQIQIFQQQLRQHIQLATSNFLQLYIHPIHWQYAPTYKEYVESFVKMCRTKPNSVANVCNLNPALELILSWESTVSANTPENKALVKFIEVESEKCRHRNMNHCTTVGDFPEPVRRVVANSAVFLYPHLLPPTPYKPDHTKRFSYIVPEDNLIALGLSEFWDYVESNKKLFKIRQSSKSSKRRAGLTVAIEQMVKYMFPWMTPRHVMMHVQHIKKHGHSENAINIFFKKNKVVPVKHKLLSFNPQMTLYEHPENEIPRPWLRYLAKTSNRFKKCFTRTDHILQPTTGVPVELGKLAEVPKKNPLSIDFTQNIATGLPNTNLQDKFDINVNNPKQDHLVATNLFSVIQTNTGIALIPLIVQDTNVVASQVGPITTPAEVQSNIVVTPIVQEATQDNVTIEPEKSKEKITKNVDGDHCECCVMLRKICNGPKLITDYFQLKNPSKKECQCRNRKYPNVSNRLKLLLRLYKSQSGFMFKELVHKLKNDSKCALNDYDMDDFEYAVLFQMKFITRLTVMLRHASFKRRIYTLFNEFNVDTDDPVKLAQKIQNSFKKDLCDLYIEFLGFLTAQQAERLGVFRHYLVSYINCIMKRIDEEISDIERRKSILTKLKQCVNNLQKLTTCQMCKSLLVELKDYPRVAQYIFSLFPHKKCTPQKVTLETVRTNDKPTAPSNEPIVIPDEPIVIPDVPAAQPDEPIVIPDEPIVIPDEPVAQPNEPVAQPDEPIVISDEPAAQPDEPTAQPDEPTAPTDEPITMNQEDEAMSSSDCENSEQEPVIVGTFNERQIELEVVKQEPVSEEESTNVISTALNEESLDDSRETPDNTMVIVEDDTQTDNQEWSREDDKLLLEIIKKYLATEESKNKSIFKTLQENKVYELIAERLTEKSMDNIVQRVIYLLEVLVVNNS; from the exons ATGGAGGAATCAAGCGATAATCCTAAAGATGTTGTTTCTAATAATACTAACCAAGCAAGTGCTActaagaataaacaaaaaactcgGCCTGTTAAACGGAAACG TGGAAGCAGTAGTGAATCTGAAAATGAGCTGCCTGATAACATCCTGGAGACTGAGCGGAGCGTGCATGCATCAGCAGTCAAAAATAACTTGGACGAAAGAGATGTCAGAAAGATTTTAAAG aaagtGGTTGCAAATGACCGTGTTTTGGCGATGGTTAAACTCAGAGAGGAAGAGGAAAATGAACTCAGTTCTAATATTGAACCTAAACCCGTAACAATGACTCGCTTAAAGACAAa AGAACTTATGAAAGTATCGCCTAAAAcagttgtatttaattataatttgacgcCTATAAAGCATATTCCGGTAAAGACGCGACCGGAAGTAACGGCCTTGATAGCCCAAGATCTCCCTGAAGACGAGGATGATGATGAGTACAAGCCCACACAAGAGGATGTGCCt AGTGATGACGATCAAACGCTGGAATCGTGCAGCGACGTGGAGTCTCAGCCGCGCACGCCAGCTACACCAATACATCCAGACGCATCCAGTCCTAAAGTGGTGAAAGATGGGCCATTTAAAATACCTCAG AACATAGCAACTAAAAGAAAGTTGGATCTCGAAGAAGAGGAAGCGACGATAGCGCGCCGCACCCGCTCCAAATTGTCTCTGTCCTCTACGTCCATAGAGCATATAGAGAGTACATTCATACCGCCAGACGACATACCGATGCCCGCCGTAGACGATCTGTGGAACCAGTTCCTGAACGAGTGTTTGAACCCAGCCTCCACTTCCAAACACGAGGATGATGATGAAGCGGATCCGGAGTATAACGTCGCTGCAGATCCTGATGCAg TCGAGGAAGACGAAGAAAACCTCAGTAATAGTATAATAAAGATATCTCAGAAGGAGCTGAACGATCTAGTGACTGAGTTGATAGCTGTAATGCCGCCGGAAACGGACGAGAACTTGGCCGAGAATCTCGTGAACTCAGTCCTCACTGACACTAGTCAAAGCGAG attacaCGGTGGGAAGGTAAGCAGGAACCAACATCAGACGAGGATGCAACAGAAACTATATCAAACAGATTGCAAGCCGAGAAAACGAATGCATTCGCTAACAATTCATTTGGTAAAACTGAACCCAAGGACTACGATGAACATAATGATGTTGAGCAAAATAATGCAACCAATGTAGAAAAGATTGAAGTAATTTGTGAGAAACATGACGTAATTGAGGACAAGAATGATCAAAATGATGATAAGATTGACGAAAGCGTCAGGCATGATGGAAATACGAACAGGAATAATGAAAGTGTGCACATAAATGATGTAAATAAACCGACTGATGATGATAGTGAAGGAGAAATGATTATCATCGAGGTGAAAAATGAGGATATGAGGTATCCGATGGAAATTAA TGGACCTTCTGGTATAACAATGGCTGCGACCGTATCAGAACAAGCAACAATACCGCCTCCCAACGATTCAGCGCCGCCGCTCATACGACAAATGATGGACGATCAACAATCTCAACCAGTGACGCAGATCGTGGTAGTGGAAATGGAACCTGAATTCGTG atattACCAGAACAAATTCAGATTTTTCAACAACAGTTAAGACAACACATACAGTTGGCCACGAGTAACTTCTTACAGCTGTATATCCATCCCATTCATTGGCAGTACGCACCAACCTACAAGGAATATGTG gaaTCGTTTGTGAAAATGTGCCGAACAAAACCGAACTCCGTAGCTAACGTGTGCAATTTGAACCCCGCGCTCGAGCTGATATTGTCGTGGGAGTCCACCGTGTCCGCGAACACTCCTGAAAACAAGGCGTTGGTCAA ATTTATTGAAGTTGAATCAGAGAAgtg TCGCCACCGCAACATGAACCACTGCACGACGGTGGGCGacttccccgagccggtgcgGCGCGTGGTGGCCAACAGCGCGGTGTTCCTCTACCCGCACCTGCTGCCGCCCACGCCCTACAAGCCGGACCACACTAAGCGCTTCTCCTACATCGTGCCCGAGGACAA TTTAATAGCCCTCGGACTCTCAGAGTTCTGGGACTACGTAGAAAGCAACAAGAAGTTATTCAAGATCCGTCAGTCATCGAAGAGTTCGAAACGGCGCGCCGGCTTGACAGTCGCCATCGAACAGATGGTCAAATACATGTTCCCGTGGATGACGCCGCGACACGTGATGATGCACGTGCAGCACATAAAGAAACACGGTCATTCCGAGAACGCTATTAAT ATATTCTTTAAGAAGAACAAAGTGGTGCCGGTGAAGCACAAACTCCTTTCCTTCAACCCTCAAATGACGCTGTACGAGCATCCGGAGAACGAGATACCGCGCCCGTGGCTCAGATATCTCGCCAAAACTAGCAATAGGTTCAAG aaATGCTTCACTCGGACCGATCATATATTGCAACCGACAACAGGCGTGCCAGTAGAACTAGGGAAGCTCGCTGAAGTTCCCAAGAAAAATCCGTTATCCATAGACTTTACTCAGAATATAGCCACGGGTTTGCCAAATACAAATTTGCAGGACAAATTTGACATAAACGTAAACAATCCGAAGCAGGATCATTTAGTGGCAACGAATTTGTTTAGCGTCATTCAGACTAATACTGGAATTGCCCTCATACCTCTCATAGTTCAGGATACCAATGTGGTGGCTTCACAAGTCGGACCTATAACGACCCCTGCTGAGGTCCAAAGTAACATTGTAGTGACTCCTATCGTACAAGAAGCAACACAAGACAACGTTACGATTGAACCAgaaaaatcaaaagaaaaaataacaaaaaatgtggATGGAGATCACTGTGAATGCTGTGTTATGTTAAGAAAAATATGCAATGGACCTAAATTGATAACTGACTATTTCCAATTAAAGAATCCGTCGAAAAAAGAATGTCAGTGTAGAAACAGGAAGTACCCTAATGTTTCGAATCGGTTAAAATTGCTTTTAAGGCTGTACAAGTCGCAAAGCGGTTTTATGTTCAAAGAATTAGTACATAAGTTAAAGAATGATTCCAAATGTGCTCTGAATGATTACGATATGGATGATTTTG AATATGCAGTATTATTTCAAATGAAGTTCATAACACGTTTGACTGTAATGTTGAGACATGCGTCGTTCAAAAGACGTATTTACACGTTGTTTAATGAATTTAACGTCGATACAGACGATCCAGTGAAGTTAGCGCAAAAGATTCAAAACAGTTTTAAGAAAGACCTCTGTGACTTATATATTGAGTTCTTGGGCTTTCTGACGGCTCAACAGGCGGAAAGACTCGGCGTGTTCCGCCATTACCTTGTTagttatattaattgtataatgaAGAGGATTGAT GAAGAAATTTCGGACATAGAAAGGCGGAAATCTATACTTACAAAATTAAAGCAATGCGTCAATAACTTACAGAAATTGACCACGTGTCAAATGTGTAAGAGTTTGCTGGTAGAATTAAAAGATTACCCACGGGTGGCGCAATATATATTCTCACTCTTCCCACACAAAAA atGTACGCCACAGAAAGTAACTCTGGAAACCGTAAGGACTAATGATAAGCCAACAGCGCCATCTAATGAGCCAATAGTGATACCTGATGAGCCAATAGTGATACCTGAT GTGCCAGCAGCACAACCTGATGAGCCAATAGTGATACCTGATGAGCCAATAGTGATACCTGATGAGCCAGTAGCACAACCTAATGAGCCAGTAGCACAGCCTGATGAGCCAATAGTGATATCTGATGAGCCAGCAGCACAACCAGACGAGCCAACAGCACAACCTGATGAGCCAACAGCGCCAACTGATGAGCCAATAACGATGAATCAAGAAGATGAGGCTATGTCAAG TAGCGATTGTGAAAATTCCGAGCAAGAACCAGTCATAGTTGGAACATTCAATGAACGTCAAATCGAACtggaagttgtgaaacag GAGCCAGTGTCA
- the LOC115448860 gene encoding uncharacterized protein LOC115448860 isoform X3 produces MEESSDNPKDVVSNNTNQASATKNKQKTRPVKRKRGSSSESENELPDNILETERSVHASAVKNNLDERDVRKILKKVVANDRVLAMVKLREEEENELSSNIEPKPVTMTRLKTKELMKVSPKTVVFNYNLTPIKHIPVKTRPEVTALIAQDLPEDEDDDEYKPTQEDVPSDDDQTLESCSDVESQPRTPATPIHPDASSPKVVKDGPFKIPQNIATKRKLDLEEEEATIARRTRSKLSLSSTSIEHIESTFIPPDDIPMPAVDDLWNQFLNECLNPASTSKHEDDDEADPEYNVAADPDAVEEDEENLSNSIIKISQKELNDLVTELIAVMPPETDENLAENLVNSVLTDTSQSEITRWEGKQEPTSDEDATETISNRLQAEKTNAFANNSFGKTEPKDYDEHNDVEQNNATNVEKIEVICEKHDVIEDKNDQNDDKIDESVRHDGNTNRNNESVHINDVNKPTDDDSEGEMIIIEVKNEDMSGPSGITMAATVSEQATIPPPNDSAPPLIRQMMDDQQSQPVTQIVVVEMEPEFVILPEQIQIFQQQLRQHIQLATSNFLQLYIHPIHWQYAPTYKEYVESFVKMCRTKPNSVANVCNLNPALELILSWESTVSANTPENKALVKFIEVESEKCRHRNMNHCTTVGDFPEPVRRVVANSAVFLYPHLLPPTPYKPDHTKRFSYIVPEDNLIALGLSEFWDYVESNKKLFKIRQSSKSSKRRAGLTVAIEQMVKYMFPWMTPRHVMMHVQHIKKHGHSENAINIFFKKNKVVPVKHKLLSFNPQMTLYEHPENEIPRPWLRYLAKTSNRFKKCFTRTDHILQPTTGVPVELGKLAEVPKKNPLSIDFTQNIATGLPNTNLQDKFDINVNNPKQDHLVATNLFSVIQTNTGIALIPLIVQDTNVVASQVGPITTPAEVQSNIVVTPIVQEATQDNVTIEPEKSKEKITKNVDGDHCECCVMLRKICNGPKLITDYFQLKNPSKKECQCRNRKYPNVSNRLKLLLRLYKSQSGFMFKELVHKLKNDSKCALNDYDMDDFEYAVLFQMKFITRLTVMLRHASFKRRIYTLFNEFNVDTDDPVKLAQKIQNSFKKDLCDLYIEFLGFLTAQQAERLGVFRHYLVSYINCIMKRIDEEISDIERRKSILTKLKQCVNNLQKLTTCQMCKSLLVELKDYPRVAQYIFSLFPHKKCTPQKVTLETVRTNDKPTAPSNEPIVIPDEPIVIPDVPAAQPDEPIVIPDVPAAQPDEPIVIPDEPIVIPDEPVAQPNEPVAQPDEPIVISDEPAAQPDEPTAQPDEPTAPTDEPITMNQEDEAMSSSDCENSEQEPVIVGTFNERQIELEVVKQEPVSEEESTNVISTALNEESLDDSRETPDNTMVIVEDDTQTDNQEWSREDDKLLLEIIKKYLATEESKNKSIFKTLQENKVYELIAERLTEKSMDNIVQRVIYLLEVLVVNNS; encoded by the exons ATGGAGGAATCAAGCGATAATCCTAAAGATGTTGTTTCTAATAATACTAACCAAGCAAGTGCTActaagaataaacaaaaaactcgGCCTGTTAAACGGAAACG TGGAAGCAGTAGTGAATCTGAAAATGAGCTGCCTGATAACATCCTGGAGACTGAGCGGAGCGTGCATGCATCAGCAGTCAAAAATAACTTGGACGAAAGAGATGTCAGAAAGATTTTAAAG aaagtGGTTGCAAATGACCGTGTTTTGGCGATGGTTAAACTCAGAGAGGAAGAGGAAAATGAACTCAGTTCTAATATTGAACCTAAACCCGTAACAATGACTCGCTTAAAGACAAa AGAACTTATGAAAGTATCGCCTAAAAcagttgtatttaattataatttgacgcCTATAAAGCATATTCCGGTAAAGACGCGACCGGAAGTAACGGCCTTGATAGCCCAAGATCTCCCTGAAGACGAGGATGATGATGAGTACAAGCCCACACAAGAGGATGTGCCt AGTGATGACGATCAAACGCTGGAATCGTGCAGCGACGTGGAGTCTCAGCCGCGCACGCCAGCTACACCAATACATCCAGACGCATCCAGTCCTAAAGTGGTGAAAGATGGGCCATTTAAAATACCTCAG AACATAGCAACTAAAAGAAAGTTGGATCTCGAAGAAGAGGAAGCGACGATAGCGCGCCGCACCCGCTCCAAATTGTCTCTGTCCTCTACGTCCATAGAGCATATAGAGAGTACATTCATACCGCCAGACGACATACCGATGCCCGCCGTAGACGATCTGTGGAACCAGTTCCTGAACGAGTGTTTGAACCCAGCCTCCACTTCCAAACACGAGGATGATGATGAAGCGGATCCGGAGTATAACGTCGCTGCAGATCCTGATGCAg TCGAGGAAGACGAAGAAAACCTCAGTAATAGTATAATAAAGATATCTCAGAAGGAGCTGAACGATCTAGTGACTGAGTTGATAGCTGTAATGCCGCCGGAAACGGACGAGAACTTGGCCGAGAATCTCGTGAACTCAGTCCTCACTGACACTAGTCAAAGCGAG attacaCGGTGGGAAGGTAAGCAGGAACCAACATCAGACGAGGATGCAACAGAAACTATATCAAACAGATTGCAAGCCGAGAAAACGAATGCATTCGCTAACAATTCATTTGGTAAAACTGAACCCAAGGACTACGATGAACATAATGATGTTGAGCAAAATAATGCAACCAATGTAGAAAAGATTGAAGTAATTTGTGAGAAACATGACGTAATTGAGGACAAGAATGATCAAAATGATGATAAGATTGACGAAAGCGTCAGGCATGATGGAAATACGAACAGGAATAATGAAAGTGTGCACATAAATGATGTAAATAAACCGACTGATGATGATAGTGAAGGAGAAATGATTATCATCGAGGTGAAAAATGAGGATATGAG TGGACCTTCTGGTATAACAATGGCTGCGACCGTATCAGAACAAGCAACAATACCGCCTCCCAACGATTCAGCGCCGCCGCTCATACGACAAATGATGGACGATCAACAATCTCAACCAGTGACGCAGATCGTGGTAGTGGAAATGGAACCTGAATTCGTG atattACCAGAACAAATTCAGATTTTTCAACAACAGTTAAGACAACACATACAGTTGGCCACGAGTAACTTCTTACAGCTGTATATCCATCCCATTCATTGGCAGTACGCACCAACCTACAAGGAATATGTG gaaTCGTTTGTGAAAATGTGCCGAACAAAACCGAACTCCGTAGCTAACGTGTGCAATTTGAACCCCGCGCTCGAGCTGATATTGTCGTGGGAGTCCACCGTGTCCGCGAACACTCCTGAAAACAAGGCGTTGGTCAA ATTTATTGAAGTTGAATCAGAGAAgtg TCGCCACCGCAACATGAACCACTGCACGACGGTGGGCGacttccccgagccggtgcgGCGCGTGGTGGCCAACAGCGCGGTGTTCCTCTACCCGCACCTGCTGCCGCCCACGCCCTACAAGCCGGACCACACTAAGCGCTTCTCCTACATCGTGCCCGAGGACAA TTTAATAGCCCTCGGACTCTCAGAGTTCTGGGACTACGTAGAAAGCAACAAGAAGTTATTCAAGATCCGTCAGTCATCGAAGAGTTCGAAACGGCGCGCCGGCTTGACAGTCGCCATCGAACAGATGGTCAAATACATGTTCCCGTGGATGACGCCGCGACACGTGATGATGCACGTGCAGCACATAAAGAAACACGGTCATTCCGAGAACGCTATTAAT ATATTCTTTAAGAAGAACAAAGTGGTGCCGGTGAAGCACAAACTCCTTTCCTTCAACCCTCAAATGACGCTGTACGAGCATCCGGAGAACGAGATACCGCGCCCGTGGCTCAGATATCTCGCCAAAACTAGCAATAGGTTCAAG aaATGCTTCACTCGGACCGATCATATATTGCAACCGACAACAGGCGTGCCAGTAGAACTAGGGAAGCTCGCTGAAGTTCCCAAGAAAAATCCGTTATCCATAGACTTTACTCAGAATATAGCCACGGGTTTGCCAAATACAAATTTGCAGGACAAATTTGACATAAACGTAAACAATCCGAAGCAGGATCATTTAGTGGCAACGAATTTGTTTAGCGTCATTCAGACTAATACTGGAATTGCCCTCATACCTCTCATAGTTCAGGATACCAATGTGGTGGCTTCACAAGTCGGACCTATAACGACCCCTGCTGAGGTCCAAAGTAACATTGTAGTGACTCCTATCGTACAAGAAGCAACACAAGACAACGTTACGATTGAACCAgaaaaatcaaaagaaaaaataacaaaaaatgtggATGGAGATCACTGTGAATGCTGTGTTATGTTAAGAAAAATATGCAATGGACCTAAATTGATAACTGACTATTTCCAATTAAAGAATCCGTCGAAAAAAGAATGTCAGTGTAGAAACAGGAAGTACCCTAATGTTTCGAATCGGTTAAAATTGCTTTTAAGGCTGTACAAGTCGCAAAGCGGTTTTATGTTCAAAGAATTAGTACATAAGTTAAAGAATGATTCCAAATGTGCTCTGAATGATTACGATATGGATGATTTTG AATATGCAGTATTATTTCAAATGAAGTTCATAACACGTTTGACTGTAATGTTGAGACATGCGTCGTTCAAAAGACGTATTTACACGTTGTTTAATGAATTTAACGTCGATACAGACGATCCAGTGAAGTTAGCGCAAAAGATTCAAAACAGTTTTAAGAAAGACCTCTGTGACTTATATATTGAGTTCTTGGGCTTTCTGACGGCTCAACAGGCGGAAAGACTCGGCGTGTTCCGCCATTACCTTGTTagttatattaattgtataatgaAGAGGATTGAT GAAGAAATTTCGGACATAGAAAGGCGGAAATCTATACTTACAAAATTAAAGCAATGCGTCAATAACTTACAGAAATTGACCACGTGTCAAATGTGTAAGAGTTTGCTGGTAGAATTAAAAGATTACCCACGGGTGGCGCAATATATATTCTCACTCTTCCCACACAAAAA atGTACGCCACAGAAAGTAACTCTGGAAACCGTAAGGACTAATGATAAGCCAACAGCGCCATCTAATGAGCCAATAGTGATACCTGATGAGCCAATAGTGATACCTGATGTGCCAGCAGCACAACCTGATGAGCCAATAGTGATACCTGATGTGCCAGCAGCACAACCTGATGAGCCAATAGTGATACCTGATGAGCCAATAGTGATACCTGATGAGCCAGTAGCACAACCTAATGAGCCAGTAGCACAGCCTGATGAGCCAATAGTGATATCTGATGAGCCAGCAGCACAACCAGACGAGCCAACAGCACAACCTGATGAGCCAACAGCGCCAACTGATGAGCCAATAACGATGAATCAAGAAGATGAGGCTATGTCAAG TAGCGATTGTGAAAATTCCGAGCAAGAACCAGTCATAGTTGGAACATTCAATGAACGTCAAATCGAACtggaagttgtgaaacag GAGCCAGTGTCA